gcgctgcgctggctcccttcccctgcttgttttaaaagcaccctggcccggcgacaccttcgatggcgacgctagcagctgcagctgctgctgctgcggctgctactactgtagcgacgccactatagcagagcggggaggtatctctgctatgtgctagccgcactttagctccttgaaggagcggaatccccgtgttttcggggattccgctcctggacagagcgcttgatgtctctgtccatatctgggcagtgacatcaggggaaactcctgaagcggaatccccgaacacatggggattccccttcaggagttgccgctgatgtcactgtccggatctgcccggcccggcatggatgcaaaacttaatgcaaaccggccggacaaaatggcagattttactggccgacactcgggctcgggaaccacccggtcgtgtgaatcccgcctaatactTTAATAACCCTTTAGAGAGAGtgtagggaaattaaactctTGTATTAAGTTCCCCCAGAGATTACGGGACCCCTCTAGCAAAACGGTATTGTAAAAACCTAACAACCCctgtaagactctgttcacaccacatttgggctttaaatctggcatatacctttaaagtgtagctaaacgtttgacaaacttctgacatgtcatagtgacatgtcagaaggttagattggtgggggtccgagcactgagacccccaccaatcgctagaatgaagcagctgaagcacttgtgTGATCGCTCCGCCGCTTCGTGTTTGttcggacatgtcagaagtttgtcaaacgtttagctacactctaAATGGGTAAAACCTGGAGAATAAGACATTGAGACCTATACAACATTTACAACATAGACGTCCAATGGGAATAACAACAAGCACAAAGATGTAGGGGGTAAAAGGAGAATTTTATTTATAGATAAgggaaggttatattttattattaggaaATTATTATATAAGTATTAagactactattattatatactgtgtatatgtatgtgtcatctatttatctattatactaaacctagctaaaggccgtgttgatccagaggaaggcgaaaaccccctgtgaggaatgagccaattgtcctcatattaggggggaaaattccttcctgaccccaaatatggcggtcggcataaatcccaggatcaaaggctgatGTGTAATATAGGGAAAAAttcttagtttattttttttttattattatttttaattaactactgtatttatatatgtgtaaactataaattgtattaaattaagaattattttttataaattatttttctatatttatattatgttacttatgtgtgttactacttattactctataatcctaaacctatttaaggccgtgttgatccagaggaaggcgaaaaccccctttgaggaatgagccaattgtcctcatattaaggggggaaaattccttcctgaccccaaatatggcgatcagaataatcccaggatcaaaggctaaagtctaatctaaatgtactatgtgtctatatgcgggtgtctatacttatcatgtagtgcGGTGTCTATACATATTATGTAGTGCGgtgtctaatcttatcatgtagtgtggtgtctatacttatcatgtagtgcggtgtctatacttatcatgtagtgcGGTGTCTATACATATTATGTAGTGTGGTGTCTATACTTAATATGTGGTGATGTTAGTGATGTGGGTGATGCtagtgatgtgggtgatgtgggtgcATTACTTACCTGGCCTGTGCTGAGGTGAGATCAGGTATAATGGCCGCTCCGGCCCCAGGACTACAACATGCGGCTATTATTCCTGATCTCTCCAGATGGAAACTAAGCACAGGCCGCTCCTGGGGGGTGTAGAGGATCTTCAGGCTGGAGTGATGTCAGATGCCAGCCCGGGATTGGAGGATGGCAAGTCAAGGCCCTGGTGCAGCAGCAAGATGGCAGAGGTGCGGCATGAAGATGTTACGGAGAGAGATGATGGTCTGGGCAGCCGAGGTGACATACAGCAGCAGAGACATTAGGCGCGGGTCAGGAGGCGTGAAGTTCTGGGCCCTTGTCCTGAGATGTTAAGGGGTCCAGCTTGGTGACATGAAGCTGAACCCGGACAAGGGGTGAAGGGCTTTGTTATTCTCTGGCCACTTCAGATGTTGGTTCTCCAGAACGGGCACAAATGGTGTAAAAGGTGGCtgtgccctcctctcctgcagttcctcccagccgatggtggagaagaatggatgcgctctgatgttcccgcacacaccgaggcgcctctcagaatttttacggaccagtctCTTGGTTAGATGTTTCACGTCAGGATTAAGCCAAGTTGGAAATTTAGGCTTCGCGGTGGTGATGGCTTTGAAAGCCATTCGCCTGACGGGGCCGTTGTAAAAGGGGGAGCGTCCTGCTGCCATCCTGGACACCACAATCCCCAGGCTCCACCAGTCAACTGCGGTGCCGTATTTTTTTCCAAGAAGCACCTCGGGGGCCATGTAATCCAACGTTCCCGTCACTCCACTGATCTTATTGGAGGCGGTGACTCCATCTTGGGCCAGTCCCAGGTCGATGATACGGACGTGGCCATCTGCATCCAGCATTATATTCTCCGGCTTtagatctctgcaaagaaatAAGAAGAGAGAATGACAAATTCGCCCAGTGATCCAGGAGACGGGGGATGGGTCACTGCACCTCCAAGCAGAATAGCCATTCAGgagtgtaggaaagctgggtgcattATTTATAGCATGTAATGGAGACGGAGAAAATGGGGAAGTTCTGCTTACCGGTGGACGATGTTGtgtccatggaggaactggaggccacatatcatctctgctgtgtagaatctgatggggagaacagagcggagtctcaatgtcatgaaatcttcctctatcaattccctaatatcatgtTATGATGGAGTGTGTGTGGTCTCTATCAGAGAAGAGGCGctgattatggcagcctgtattctgcattctctgcattgtccttcatctgacctctccctcaccttttcttctgtccacccccctcagtctcctgattatttactcgccttacgttgccgatgttcaagcagccgcacatcctgatcaaagcctccaggctgccaccggACAGATACTCCGTGATAAAATATGCCCGTTCCTCAGACTGATGTGCGGCATAGAGGTGGCATAGGAACGGGCAGTGTCTGGCCGCCAGGAGTATCCGCCGCTCTCTCATAATTTCGTCCGCATTGTCCCGTTTGGTGATAATTTTTACGGCCATGTAGGTGTTTCGGCCGGGGACTGATGCCAGGACCACCTGAGGAAAACAAATGGAGAGTGCCCATGAGAAGAAGAAGGATCAGGCATGGACTGAGAGGTGGGTCAGTCGGGTAGTGCCCAGAACcctacagcagaacaaagctgagctACCGGCATAATGCAGTAATGCAGTGTCTGCTGTTGGGTGCTGTATGGAGAGGTCTTCACGCCTTACTGACATCTGACGTAAATGTAAGTCATAGTTGGTAGGAGGGAGAATGGAGCAGAATCACGCGCTTTAAggataagttcacacgtagcgtaaattcagcagattttccgcaacggattttgttgcgagaaatccgcagcataagacagtagcagcagagtggatgacatttgaacaaatcttatccacacgctgcgtaaatgataagcaaaaaaaaacgctcagaaattgcacTGCAGGGCGGCtttttaattcgcagcatgtcaattgtatttccataatcgctgtttttttgttgcgggttttccccatcaaATTCAGTCGGGAGATAAAACCAGCAATAAATTGCAGATGTtccatttttgtggcggaaaagctgcaattcatttgcaataatcagggggggggggaaatcttatacttacccagaattctgtgcttcttcatccagatcGGCCCCTTGGGATAAAGTTtattcccatgtgaccgcttcagccaatcagaggctacagcggtcacatgggataaaacatcatcccaggaggccgggctgcaggacggcaggtgggtgcagtggcggattatcattagggctgttcgggcagccgcccaaggctcctggggggcccatggccggcaGAACTGCACATGATCGCacgtgccccctcatgcccgatgccatcgctagcatcggagggggccccggtactAGCggtagccacattcatttgtatctgagttctcaggacttagatacaaattaatactataggctgcagccggtcacgttgggcttgcagcctataaggcactgggaagactcccagtactgcatcacgccggtctgcgcatgcgtctagtccggaggattcacatgcgtccagctggagcggccgccacggggtaaggtaagtaaactgtatacatttttttaggtgggggactatcgctgtgtatatattcaaggaggggggggattgctccgttacactatatacaagggggagtgctgggtggccctatatacaagggggagggtagcgctgtgtgggcctgtatacaaaggggggagtgctctgtgtcacaatatacaagggggggtgctatgtggcctttatgcaagggggagtgctgtgtgacactatgcacaaagggggagggctgagtagcactatatacaagggggggctgtgtagcgctatccacagtggtatgtgtgtggcgctctttgtagggtttttttttggcgctatttacaagaggggagggctgtgtggcgctttctacagtggggctgtatggcactatctatagggggctgtgtgtaacgctctctacgggggatgtgcgatatctacagggggctatgtggggcgctatctatgggggtgtgcaatatctacaggggctgtgtgtgtggcactatgtatgagaggctgtttgtggcactttgtacagggggctatgtgtggcactatgtccagggggctgtgtgtggcactatgtacagggggctgtgtgtatgtggtgttttacagtgtgtggtattattatattcaggcgcgcagtgtttggtgctattatatttaggggt
The genomic region above belongs to Rhinoderma darwinii isolate aRhiDar2 chromosome 13, aRhiDar2.hap1, whole genome shotgun sequence and contains:
- the LOC142665729 gene encoding protein kinase C delta type-like isoform X1, whose amino-acid sequence is MTLRLRSVLPIRFYTAEMICGLQFLHGHNIVHRDLKPENIMLDADGHVRIIDLGLAQDGVTASNKISGVTGTLDYMAPEVLLGKKYGTAVDWWSLGIVVSRMAAGRSPFYNGPVRRMAFKAITTAKPKFPTWLNPDVKHLTKRLVRKNSERRLGVCGNIRAHPFFSTIGWEELQERRAQPPFTPFVPVLENQHLKWPENNKALHPLSGFSFMSPSWTP
- the LOC142665729 gene encoding protein kinase C-like 1 isoform X2 translates to MASNGHGEDSEKREEEKRKREEDSVTGFKKIMKKRRGAKDRGLEDEEPRPGSSGDPGTSSPYARLTISRFTIHQVLGRGSFGKVVLASVPGRNTYMAVKIITKRDNADEIMRERRILLAARHCPFLCHLYAAHQSEERAYFITEYLSGGSLEALIRMCGCLNIGNVRRVNNQETEGGGQKKR